The following nucleotide sequence is from Chryseobacterium sp. CY350.
CTACTTGCAAGATATAATGATTTTGAGCAGGTTCAGGATTTGTTCAGACATAATCAGGGTGAGATTGCCGCGGTTATTATAGAGCCGGTTGCTGGAAATATGGGTTGCGTTTTACCGGAAAACAGTTTCTTACAAAACTTAAGAAAAATCTGTGACGAAAACGGTGCCTTATTAATCTTTGATGAAGTGATGACGGGTTTCAGATTGGCTTTTGGAGGAGCTCAGGAATTATACAATGTAAAAGCAGATTTGGTAACGTATGGAAAGGTAATCGGTGGTGGACTTCCTGTGGGTGCTTTCGCCGGACGCAATGAAATTATGGATCATCTGGCTCCGAAAGGTGCAGTTTACCAAGCCGGAACTTTGAGCGGAAATCCGTTAGCAATGAGAGCAGGTTTAAAGACTTTGCAACTCATTAAAAATGATGAAAATTTCTTTAATAATTTAAATAAAACTACAGAAACCTTAGATTTTGAAATCGGGAAAATTCTTAACGAAAAAGGAATTGCTCACAAGATCAACCGGAAAGGATCAATGATGTCTGTGTTTTTTCATATCAACAGAGTCTCAAATTTTGATGAGGCTCAACAGGCAAATCATGCACTCTTTAATAATTTCTTCCACCAAATGCTGACCAACGGAATTTATCTGCCGCCAAGTGGCTACGAAACCTATTTTATCAGTGATGCCAT
It contains:
- the hemL gene encoding glutamate-1-semialdehyde 2,1-aminomutase — protein: MKYQRSSALFEEAYKYIPGGVNSPVRAFKSVGGVPVFMKSAKGAYLTDADDNIYVDYINSWGPAILGHTHPEVLEELKIQAEKGFSFGAPTELETEIAKFITENVPNIDQIRMVSSGTEACMSAVRLARGFTGRDKIVKFEGCYHGHSDSFLIKAGSGAATFGNPNSPGVTEGTAKDTLLARYNDFEQVQDLFRHNQGEIAAVIIEPVAGNMGCVLPENSFLQNLRKICDENGALLIFDEVMTGFRLAFGGAQELYNVKADLVTYGKVIGGGLPVGAFAGRNEIMDHLAPKGAVYQAGTLSGNPLAMRAGLKTLQLIKNDENFFNNLNKTTETLDFEIGKILNEKGIAHKINRKGSMMSVFFHINRVSNFDEAQQANHALFNNFFHQMLTNGIYLPPSGYETYFISDAIKDREIDMTLEAVRKFEYS